AGAACTGGTGGAAGTGGTCGGCGCCCACCATGACCAGGATGTCGGGCTCGGCCCGCGTCAGCGTCTCCCGATAGGCTTCGACCTTGCGCTTCCATTCCGCCGCCTGGGGGATCTGCTCCTCCACGGGCGCGGTCGTGGCCTTCAGATAGAAGGGGTGGTGGGTGGTGGCCAGGACGGCCGCCAGGGTGGCCATTGTTTCCTCTCCGCTTGCTTTTCTCGTTCACGCGATACTTTGGCGTCACGCGTTGTTCTGGGACTTCCAAGTTGTTCTTGTACTTCTTTGTACTTCTAAGGCGTTCTGGAACTTCTGAAGGGTCAGTCGACGGGTTCGGCCTGCCGGTGCCGGGCCGGCCATGCGCCGGGGCTGGCCGCCAGCGCCGTCCGGATGGCCGCGCCATTCTCGTTGACCGTGGGCGCGGCCTTCACCGCCGCCGCGCGCTCACCATCGAAGCTATAGGCCGGACGCACGGTCCGCGAGGCCCCTTCCACCCGCTGCGACACCGGCACGATCATGCCGAGATGGTTCACCTGCGGGTCATCCACCACATCGGGAATGGTGTTGATGGGGGCATAGGGCACGTCGAAGGCGGCGAAACGCTCCACCCAGGCGGCGCGGTCCTTCTGCCCGAACACGGCGTTCAGCGCCTCGGCCAGCTCCAGGTAATTGTCGATGCGCTTCTGGCGGATGGCAAAGCGCGGGTCGCTGGCGAGGTGCGCGGCGCCGGTGGCCTCCACCAGCGCGTCCCAGAACTTATCCAGCGAGGACAGATGGAAGGCGAACAGCTTCTCGTCCTTGCAGCGCACGATGAAGGCCTGCGCCAGCCGCGGCCGGTCGACGCCGGAGGGCAGTTCGCCGAGCGCGAAATAGCCCATGAAGGGCTCCACGGCGAAATGCATCATGGCTTCCAGCATGGAGATTTCCACCAGCCGCCCGCGCCCGGTGCGGCCGCGTTCCACCAGCGCGCCTGCAATGCCGAGCGCCGCATAGATGCCGGTGATGGCATCGGCCAGCGCCGGGCCGATGAAGCGCGGCTGCTCGGGATCTATGGCGACGGAAAGGAAGCCGCTGACCGCCTGGGCCACCGAGTCATAGACCGGGCGCTTGGCATAAGGTCCGTCCGGCCCGAAGCCGCTGATGGAGCAATAGACGAGGCGCGGGTTGATGGCCCGCAGCGTCTCATAGTCGGCGCCGATGCGGGCGGCCGCGCCGGGGCGGAAATTCTGGATATAGACGTCCGCTTCCCGGATCAGGTCATAGAAAACGGCGCGATCCGCCTCCACCTTCATGTCCAGGCCGATGCTGCGCTTGTTGCGGTTATAGGCCTGGAAATGGGCGCTGTAGAAGCCGCTCTTGAAGCTGCGATAGGGATCGCCATTGCCGGCGCTCTCCACCTTGATCACGTCCGCGCCGAGATCGGCCAGCATCATGCCGGCGCAGGGGCCGGTGATGAAGGTGCCCTGCTCGACGATGCGCACCTCGTTCAAAACCCCGAACATGGCAGCCCTCAATTCTCGTTGGCCACGAAGCCCTCGGGGGCCGGGCCGTCATAGCTGATGGCGGAGGCCGCCGCGTGGGACATCAGGAAACCGATGGGGTGCGTCTGCTCTTCCAGCAGGTGGCCGATGAGCCCGGCGGTGCGCGCCAGCAGCGGCACGCCGCGCAGCGCCAGCAGCGGATAGTCGGCATCCAGGAGCACGGCGGGAATGGCGGCCGAGATGTTCATGACCAGCGGGCGGTTCACGAGCTCAGGGAGCATGCGCTCCACCTCCAGGGCCACATGGCAATGGGCGCCGTGCAGGCCGAGTTCCCGGGCGATGGCGAAGAGGCGCAGCGCGCGGGGATCGCCGTCCTTGTGGAGCGGATGGCCATAGCCGGGAATGGCGCGCTTGGCGGCCCGGTAGGCCCGCACGGTCTTGGCGATGGCGTCCTCCAGCGAACCGCCCGAGGCCTTCTGCTCGTCGAGGATTTCGGCGAACAGGACCCCCGCCGTGGCCGAGGCGCCCAGGATGACCGAGCCGCAGCCCAGGAGGCCCGCCGCCACCGCCCCCTGGAGCGCCTCGGGCGCCGAGGCCAGCGTCATGCGCGCGGCCTGCACGGAGGGCACGAGGCCATGCTCGGCGATGGCCACCAGCGTGGCGTTGAGCATGGCTTCCTGGGCCGGGCTCGGCAATTGGCCGGTGATGAGCAGCCAAGTGTGGGCCGTGAAGCTGATGCGCCCGATGAGATCCTCAACCAGGTCGTGGCCCCGCACGATGATGGTCTGCGGATTTGAGCCCGAGATGGCGGTGGTGGGGGCAGTATCGGCACCGATTTTCAAAGCACGTCTCCCCGGCGGGATGCCTTCCCGCCACGTTGGTCACGGCCGCCGACGCCCTCGGACCCCAAGGGGCCGCAGGCGGATCTGAATCGGGATGGTCTGGGCGGCGTTTCCGTTATTTTTCGCTAGACGAAATTTTATTCGTACAAAGGGTGGAGCTTGCCTGCCAGACTGTCAAGCGAAACCTTCCCGCGCCTTTCTTCGCGATTGCAGCAAAATTGGCAGCAAAAGGCCGCGGCACGGCACGGGTTGACAGGCGGAACAGAATGCTCAATCTCGAAACAAATTTCGCCAGACGAAAATCTGGGATCAGCGAGGCGTGAGCGTGGACGGGGCGGGAAACGGGGCAGGCGATGGCAAGGAATTCGTCGAGGCGCTGGCGCGCGGCCTCGCCGTGCTGGAATGTTTCGACGACCTCAACCCGGAAATGTCGCTGACCGACGTGGCACGCCGCACGGGCCTTCGCCCCGCCACCGCCCGGCGCAGCCTCCATACCCTGGCGGCGCTCGGCTATGTGCGGGAGATCAACAAGCGTTATGTGCTGGCGGCCCGCGTGCTCACGCTGGGTGCCGCCTATCAGCGGGCCTCCCATGTGGACGAGGCGCTGATGCCCGAATTGCGGCGCCTGGTGAACCTGTTCGGCGATGCCTCCTCGGTGAGCGTGCTCGATGGGCCGGACATCCTCTATGTGGCCCATTGCTCCGAGCAGCGCGCGGCCCGGCCCATGGCGCGGGTGGGCGTCACCTATCCCGGTTATGCCACCTCCATGGGGCGCGTTTTGCTCTCGCGCATGCCGCAGGAGGCCATCGACATGTATCTGGCCCAGTTGCGCCCGGTGAAGCTGACCGAGCACACGGAAACCGACCCCACCCGCCTGCGCCAGATCCTCGCCGAGGCGCGCCAGCAGGGCTATGCGGTGGCGGTGGACCAATTGGATTATGGCGTCACGTCGCTCGCCATACCGGTCCGCGACCCGTCTGGCCGGGTGGTGGCCGCCATCAACAGCTCAGGCTATTCGGGCAAGATCACCGCCGAGCGCCTGGTGGCCGAGCGGCTGGCGGAATTGCAGGTGTCGGCCACCCGCATCACCCAGACCTTCAGCCGCTTCCCCGCCTTGCTGCATTCCCTGGTCTAGAACATTTCCGAGCGAAGGGGGCACCGGTTCGCGTGAAGGAAATGCGTTAAACCAAAGAGATAGATCGCGTCAGTGTTTCCATGAAACGCTGAAGCGATCTAGGCTGTCGCCTCCCGCCGGTCGCCGGCAGGGTCGATGGCCTGCCGCGGGCCACGCTGCGGGCGGGGCAAGAGCGCGGGCACGGGCTCGCGATCCCGCCGCCGCCGCGCAAGGAGGGGCCGGCGCCGCAGCGTTTCACCCGGGCATGGGGCGGAAGACATCCGGTCGCGTGGCGCACAAGTGCCCGGCCTCGGCCTGGATCATGTCCACCAGCACCGCCGCCGCCCGGGTCAGCGGCCGATCGCGGTGAGAGAACAGCCCGCGGGAGACCTCAAGGCCCTCCAGCCGGGCGCCGGAGAATTCCCGCAACTTCAGCTCCCGGTCGAGGGCGGACACCGGCGTTACGAAGTAGCCCGCCCCCGCCCGCACCGCCTCCCTGGCGAGGGAAAGCGAATCCACCTCCGCCACCACGTTCAGCCGGACCTGGTCCCTGTTCAGGTTCTTCTCCAGCAGCGTGCGCATGAAGCTGCCCACCACCAGCGGGAGCTTGTCGAGGCGGGCCGGGGACAGGGCCCCCTCCGGAAATGGCCAGTCCTGCGGACGCCCCACGAGCCACATGGATTCCCGGAACAACGGCCTCTGCACGAGGTCCGGATGGTGCGCCTCGCTGCTCATGATGCCGATGTCGATCTGGCCGGTGAGAAGGGACGTGCGCACCGCATTGGCGTAGTTCTCGTTCAATAGCAGCTTGATGCGGGGATAGCGCACGGTGCAGTCCGACAGGATACGGCCCACGAACAGGATGCCGATGGAGGGCGGAAAGCCCATGGCCACCGGCCCGGCCGGCTCGTCGCCCTGGAACCTCACCTCGGTTTCGAGCTGCTGGACGAGCCGCAGGATGACCTCGGCCCGCTCAAGCACCAGCCGCCCCGCCTCGTTGGGCTCCACGCCGCGCCGGTGGCGCATGAGGAGCGGTGAGCCGAGGCTCTCCTCCAGAAGCTGGATCCGGCGCGTGAGGGCCGGCTGTACCACGCCGAGCGAAGCGGCCGCCTTGGAGATGCTGCGCTGGCGCGCCGTCTCCACGAAGAAGCGCAGCGAAACCAGGTCCATGACGGGCGGTGCTTTCTGGTATGTCGATCTGGCATATTAGCCATCAAAACTATCTATTTTCAATATGTCACAATCGGCTTCATGCTTCCTCCATGCCGAGAAGGCACCGAGGCCCTGCGCCAAGACAGGGCAGAACGGGAGGAAATCATGCTGAAACGCCTCGTCCTCGCCGCCGCGGTGGCGGCCCTGCCGAGCCTCGCATGGGCCGCGGACGACTATCCCGCGCGCCCCATCGCCATCGTCGTTCCCAGCCAAGCGGGCGGCCTCAGCGACATCCTCGCACGCAAGGTGGCCGACAAGGCCGCCCCGGAGCTGCATGGCGTCATTATCGTCGACAACAAGCCCGGAGCGTCCGGTGCCATCGGGGGCAATTATGTCCGGCGTGCCGCGCCGGATGGCTACACCCTCCTCCTCGCCAATGGCGCCTCCCATGGGGCGCTGCCCTATTTGACCAAGACCCCGCCTTACGACCCGATCAAGGATTTCGTGCCCATAGCCCGCGTTGGCGAGACCCAGCTGGCGCTCGTCGCCTCCAAAAAGCTGCCGGTGAAGAATGCGCAGGACCTGCTCGCCTATGCCCGCAAGAATCCCGGAAAGCTGACCTATGGCACCTTCGGCCATGCCAGCGCCGGGCATCTCTTCGGCGAGGTGATGAAGAAGGAGAACGGCATCGAGATGGTGCACGTCCCCTACAAGGGCGAGGGCGCGGTGATGCAGGCGCTCATGGCCGGGGAAATCGACCTCGCCATGATCGTGTCCGCCAAGCCCTATGTGGACCAGGGACAGGTCACCCTCATCGGCATCACCAGCCCGGAGGGCGCGGCCGCCTATCCCGACTGGCCGACGCTCGCCTCCCAGGGCGTGAAGGGCTTCTCGCAGGCCCGCGGCTTCCAGGTCTTCCTCGCCCCCGTGGGAACGCCGCAGCCCATCATCGACAAGCTGGCCAATGCCTTCTCCGATGCGATCGCGGATCCCGCGCTTCGCAAGCAACTGCTCGACCTCGGCGTCAGCCCCGCGAGCGAGAAGCCGCAAGACGTTCCCGCCCTGTATCGCGAGCTGGTTAGCCAGTGGAAGGGCCTCGTGGAGAGTTCGGGCGTGAGCTCCGATTGAGTGTCCTCCCGCCAGGACGCGCGGCGGCCGCGCAGGGCGACCGCACACCATCAGCGGGCCATGGAGAGTGCCTTGTCCGACTTCATCATCACGCGTGACGTCGCCATCCCCATGGATGACGGCCTGGAACTGAAGGCCGACGTGTTCCGTCCGGACACGGACGCGCCCGTCCCTGTCATCATGACCCTCGGCCCCTATGGCAAGGGGGTGCGCTACCAGGACCACTACAAGGCCAGCTGGGATTTTCTCACCCGCGCACACCCCGATCTGCTCGCCGGCTCACAGCATCGCTGGCTGACTTGGGAGACCGTCGATCCGGAGATCTGGGTGCCATGGGGCTATGCGGTGGTGCGGGTGGATTCCCGCGGGGCCGGACGCTCGCCGGGATATCTCGACATCCTCTCCCCCCGCGAAACCCTGGACTATTACCATGCGATCGAATGGGCGGGGACGCAGCCCTGGTCCAACGGAAAAGTGGGGCTGAACGGCATTTCCTACTATGCCATCAACCAGTGGCACGTGGCGGCGCTCCAGCCGCCGCACCTCGCCGCCATGGTGCCGTGGGAGGGCGCGGCTGACGCCTATCGGGACTTCTTCCGCCACGGCGGCATTCTGTCCAACAGGTTTCTGGAAACCTGGTATCCGCGCCAGATCCTCTCGGTCCAGCATGGCAATCCCAATGGGCCGGCGGACCCTTGGATGGGGGCGCCAGCCACTGGCCCCGAACGGCTTTCGGAGGCAGAGCTTCACGCCAATCGCATGGCCACCCTTGCCAATGTGCGGGCTCGGGAAATGGACGACGCCTGGTATCGCGCCCGCTCGCCCGATTGGAGCCAGGTGGTCACCCCCTTCCTCAGCGCCGCCAACTGGGCGGGCTTTGGCCTGCATCCGCGCGGAAACTTCACCGCCTTTGCCGAGGCCGCCTCACCTCAGAAGTGGCTGGAAGGCCATCCTGGCCGCCACGAGGAGTGGTTCTATCTGGACTATGGGATGGAGCTTCAGAAGCGCTTCTTCGACCATTTCCTGAAGGGCGAGGACAATGGCTGGGACCGCGAGGCGCGCGTGTGGCTGCATCTGCGGCGCCCCTTCAGCCGCGCGTTCGAGCTGCGCAAGGAAGAGGAGTGGCCGCTGGCCCGGACTTCATGGACCCGGCTGCACCTCGACGCGGCGACCGGGGGCCTGTCCTGGACGCCGCCCGAGGCGCCCGCCTCGGCCTCCTTCGAGGCCGCGTCCGAGGGCCTGTGCTGGATGTCGGCGCCGCTCGACCAGGAGGTGGAGTTGACCGGCCCCCTGGCGCTGAAGGTGCACCTTTCCTCGTCGACGGCGGACGCTGATCTTTTCGCCACCGTGCGGGCTTTCTCGCCCGAGGGGGTGGAAGTGGCGTTTCCCGGGACGGTGGACCCGCACACGCCATTGGCTCAGGGCTGGCTGCGCGCCTCGCATCGCAAGCTGTGCCCGGAGCGCTCGCGTCCCTATCAGCCCTATCACACGCACGACGACAAGCAGCCGCTCAGGCCCGGTGAAATATATGAACTGATGGTGGAAATCTGGCCCACCTGCATCATCCTGCCGGCCGGCTTCCGGCTCGCCTTGGATGTGCGCGGCGCAGATTTCCAGCGGCCACCTGACCCGGACAACCCCTCCGCCTATCGTGGTTCCGGCCCCTGGCTACACGATGACCCCCTGGACCGCCCCGCGAGCCTCTTTGGGGGGACGACGACCCTCCATACAGGGCCCGGGCGGGAGGCGTTTCTCCTTCTGCCGGTCATTCCCCCGCGCCCTGCCTAGACTGCGCGGACCGTCGCGGCGGGCCGCTGCGGCCCTGACGGGCGGGGGCGTCATGCCGCAAGCCGCGCCGGACGTGCCATTGTTGCAGTCGCGCAGCTTATGTATTTTGGCCCCCGCTCAGGGAGCCGATAATGAACGTGGAAGACCTCTACCGCCTGCTTCGCAACAGCCACGTTCAAGCACAGAGCATCGTCGATACGGTGAGCGACCCTCTGCTTGTGCTCGATGAAAACTTGCGCGTGGAAAGCGCCAGCCGGGCCTTTTTCAATACCTTTCAAGTGGACAGGTTCGAGACAGTGGGCCAACTTCTCTATGAGCTGGGCAATGGACAGTGGGACATTCCGGAACTGCGGCAACTGCTTCAGGACGTGGTGCCCCGGAGCGCCGCGCTGATCAACTACAAGGTGGAGCACGCTTTCCCCCATCTCGGCCGGCGGGTCATGCTGCTGTCCGCACGGACACTGTTTCATCCAGACAAGAAGAGCCACACCTTCCTCCTCTCCATTGTCGACGCCACCGAGCAGCACCGCCGCGATGCCGCCAAGGACCTCCTCTTGCGGGAGATACACCACCGCATGAAGAACCTGTTCGCCGTGATCGCCTCCCTGGGCCGCCAGGCCCCGACCGAAGGCGTCACTGCGGAGGCGTTCCGGGACGCCTTTATGGGGCGCGTTGGTGCATTGGTCGAAGCCCATGAACTGGCTTTTTCCGATCAGGATGTCGCCTTGCCGTCCGTGATCACGCGCATCCTGGCGCCTTACCCCATCCGCGAGGGAGGGGTGGAGATCGAGGATGGCCCGGCCATCGTGCTGTGGCCGCAGGCGATTCAGGCCTTGAGCCTGATCCTGCACGAACTGGCCACCAATGCCGTCAAGTATGGGGCACTCTCCAACGGAGAGGGCCGGATCAGGATCGGCTGGCGCCGGGATGAAGAAGCGGGCCTTTTGAGGCTTGGCTGGCAGGAAAGCGGGGGACCGCCCGTGGCCTCCAAGCCGGCCCGGGGCTATGGTTCGCAACTGATGGAGGCGAGCGCCACCCAAGGCCTTGGCGGGCGGGTGGAGTTCGGCTTTGCGCCGGAAGGCCTGCGGGTGGAGATCATCGCCCCGCTCGGGAGCCTGGACGGGTCCAGCTAGCTGCTCCGCCCGGTGCGGACGGGCTTTCGCGCGAATGCCGGCTGGCATCCGGCGACCTGCGGCGGGAACTTGATGGGCGCTGGATGACTCGACCCTCCTGAAGCCACAGGAGGACGACATGCCTGACGATCACCGCCGCCAAACCGGCATCCGCACGCCGGGCACCACCCGCGATGGGCATCGCGCTCCCGCCGCCGCACCGGCAGAGGCCCGGCCCGGTGACGAGGCCGCGCCGGGAACCCCGGGCACCGGCGAGGGCCTGTGCCCCGACTGCGGCGGGCGGGGCAGTATCGACGGGCACCCCTGTCCAGCTTGCGGCGGCACCGGCATCGTCGTCCTGGGCGTTGGTGGCGCCTGACCGGACGGGAGCTGGCCATGAACCATCCGATGCCGCGCGATCCCGCCTCGGTGCGGAACGCTCGGCGCTCTCAGGCGTTTGCCAAGAGGGGCTTGAGGTTGGCCGCGGACCGGCAGAGTGAAGAGGACCCAGAGGAAAGACCATGAGAACAGCCATCCTCGCGGCCCTGCTGACGGCCATCTGCCTTCCGGCGGCGGCGCAGGAGGTCAATGCCCTTCAGCTCAATTGCGCGCAGGCGCGGGGATGGGTCAATGCCCATGGTGCGGCGCTCATTCGCACCAGCCCCTCCACCTTCGATCGCTACGTCCGCGACCGGGGGTTCTGCGTGCCGCCGGAGGACGTGCAGCCCGAATGGATCCGCACCCGCGACGTGGCCCAGTGCTTCGTCGGCTATACCTGCTTCGACCCCTCGCGGGACCGCTCGCCCCGCTGAGCCGGGAAACAGGGCACGAAAAGGGCAACAGAGACGGGGGGAAGAACCATCAAGGAGGCAAAATGTGTGGCATTTGCGGTGAGGTGAACCGGGACGGCGCCGTGCGCATGCGCGTGCTGGAGGACATGGCCGATCCCCTCACGCCCCGCGGCCCCGACGGGGCCGGCGTCTTCGCCCAAAACGGGATCGGACTGGCCCATCGCCGCCTGTCCATCCTCGACCTGAAGGCCACCTCGCAGCAGCCCATGGTGGACCCGGACCTTGGCCTCGCCATCGCGTTCAACGGCTGCATCTACAATTTCCGCGACCTGCGCCAGGAATTGACCGCGAAGGGCTATCGCTTCTTCTCGCAGGGCGACACCGAGGTGATCCTGAAGGCCTATCATGCCTGGGGCGCGGACGCGGTGAAGCGCCTCCAGGGCATGTTCGCCTTCGCCATCTGGGAAATGTGGACGGGCCGCGTGGTGCTGGCCCGCGACCGGCTGGGCATCAAGCCGCTCTATCTGGCGCAGGTGGGCGCGTCCTTGCGCTTCGCCTCCACCTTGCCGGCGCTGCTGGCCGGGGGCGGGGTGGACACCGCCATCGATCCGGTGGGCCTCCATCATTATATGAGCTTCCACAGCGTGGTGCCGGCCCCTCACACGCTCTTTCGCGGCGTGCGCAAACTGCCGCCGGCCACCGTCCTGACGCTGGAGCCCGATGGCCGGCGCCATGAGCACGTCTATTGGTCGGTGCGCATGGGCGAGGGCTTCGATGCCGCCGAGATGGGCGAGGAGGAATGGCGGGAGACGCTCACCCAGGCGCTCCAGACGGCGGTGGAACGCCGCGCCGTTTCCGACGTGCCCATCGGCGTGCTCCTCTCCGGCGGGGTGGACAGTTCGCTGCTCGTTGCGCTGCTGGCGCGGCTCGGTCATTCCGACATCCGCACCTTCTCGGTGGGGTTTGAGAGCGTGAACGGCCTCAAGGGCGACGAGTTTGAATATTCCGACCTCATCGCCCGCACCTATGGCACCGACCACCAGCGCATCGTGATCCCGCAGGAACGGGTGCTGGAGGCGCTGCCCGGCGTCATCGGCGCCATGTCCGAGCCCATGATGAGCCACGATTGCGTCGGCTTCTATCTGCTGGCGCAGGAGGTGGCGCAGCATGTGAAGGTGGTGCAGAGCGGGCAGGGGGCGGACGAGACCTTCGCGGGCTATCACTGGCACGAAAAGATGCTCACCTCCGCCGATCCGGTGGCCGACTATGCCGCGCTCTATTTCGACCGCGACCACGACGAGATGGCCAAGGCGCTCTCTCCGGACCTCCTGGGCGCCGACCATAGCCGGGCCTTCGTGGAGGCGTTCTTTGAACGCTGCGGCGAGACCTCGCCCATCAACAAGACGCTGCAGATCGACACCGAGATCATGCTGGTGGACGATCCCGTCAAGCGCGTCGACAACATGACCATGGCCTTCGGCCTCGAAACCCGCGTGCCTTTCCTCGACCACGAGATGGTGGAGCTGGCGGCGCGCATTCCCTCCGAGCTGAAGGTGCAGTCGGGCGGCAAGCACATCCTGAAGGAGGCCGCCCGGCGCATCCTGCCGGCGGAGGTGGTCGACCGGCCAAAGGGCTATTTCCCCGTGCCCGCGCTCAAATACATTCGCGGGCCCTATCTCGACTTCGCCCGGGACGTGCTGAACCAGGAGGCGGCCCGCACGCGCGGGATCTTCCGGCGCGATTATGTGGACCGCCTGCTGGCCGATCCCGAGGGGAATCTCACGGCCAAGGGTCATTCCAAGCTCTGGCAGGTGACCGTCCTGGAGCACTGGCTCCAGACCCACGCGGCGTGACGGGGCGCCGGCCGCGACCATTCGTAAAGGAGGAGGATGCATGTGCCGGTGGATGGCCTATTCGGGCGAACCCATTGCACTCGACCGCTATGTGACGCGCTCGTCCCATTCCTTGGTGGTGCAGAGCCAGAAGGCGCTGGAATCCACCATGGCTATGAACGGCGACGGCTTCGGCCTCGGCTGGTATGACGATCTGCCGGACCCGGGGGTCTACCGGGAGATCCGGCCGGCCTGGTCGGACGAGAATCTGCGTTCCCTCAGCCGGCATCTGCGCTCGCGGCTGTTCTTCGCCCATGTGCGCGCCGCCACCGGCACGCCGGTCACGCGGCCCAATTGCCACCCCTTCGCCTATGGCCGCTGGCTGTTCATGCACAACGGGTATCTCGCCAACTGGATCGCGCTCCGCCGCACCGTGGAAGGCATGATCCCCGACGAGATGTATGGCGCGCGGGCCGGCTCCACCGATTCCGAGGCGCTGTTCCTGGCGCTCATGGGGCAGGGGCTGGCGGAGGATGCGGAGCCGAACCCGGTTGCGGCGGTGGGGCGGTTCCTGGCGCGTGTGGCGGAACTGGCGGGGTCGGACCCGTTCCTCTTCACCGCCGCGCTGTCGGACGGCGTGCATCTCTACGCCTTCCGCTATGGGGTCAATGCGCGGCCGAATTCGCTCTATTACCGCGCCGCCCAGAACGGTGTCCTCATCGCCTCCGAGCCACTGGACGATGACCGCTCCACCTGGATCGAGGTGCCGCCGCAATCGGCGCTGTGCGCCCCGTCCGGCGGCCCCGTCTCGGTGCTGCCACTGGCGGCGTGAGGGGATCCGCCTCTAAACTCCCGCGCCCCGCGCGTGGATCAGCAGCAGGATCTCATAGGCGAGATAGGCGGCCAGATGCGCCGCCATGCCCTGCACATCATGGCCGGGGCTCACCGTATTGATGTCCACGGCGACGATGTTCAGCCCGGACAGGCCGCGCAGCAAGTGCAGCCCCTCCCGCGCCGAGAAGCCGCCCCAGGTGGGCGTGCAGACGCCCGGCGCCACGGAGGGGTCGAAGGAATCCATGTCCCAGGACAGATAGACCGGCCGGCCCCCCATCACCTCGTGCAGTTCGGCGAGCACATCCGCCTCGCCCCGCCGCACATAGTCGGTCATGGTGATGATGTTGTAGCCGAGGCTGCGGGTGTGGTCGGCGACCCCCGGCCGGTAGGTGGAGCCGCGCACCCCCACATGGTAGGAGGCGCTGGCCGAGACCCGCTGCTCCAGCGCCACATGGCTGAACTGGCTGGCGGCGTCATAGGGGTGTTCCGGGTTCACCGGGTGGCAGTCGGTGTGGCTGTCCACATGGAGCACGCACAGGTCCGGCCACAGCCGCGCGGCGGCGCGCACCAGCGGGACGGAGACCGACCCGTCGCCGCCGAAGCCGACCACGGTGGCCCCGGTGGAGGCGATGCGGAAGGCGGCCTCCTCGATGCGCGCGAAGGCGTCCTCGATGCGGCCGGGGGTGAGGGTGACGTCGCCGCAATCCACCAGCCCCAAGGCTTCGCGCACGTCGAAGTCGGCCCGCTCGCTCTCATAGGGCCGCACGAGAGCGGATTGCTCGCGGATGGAGCGCGGCCCTTCCCGCGAGCCGATGCGGAAGGGATGGGTGCCGCAATCGAAGGGCACACCGAGAATGGCCGCCTTAGCGCCTGTGGCATCACCCGCCCAGGGCACGCCCATGAAGCCGGCGCCCTGGTGCATGAGGGCGGCGCTGCTCATTTCCGAGGGTTTCATGACAGGGGGCTTTCCTGCGCGAGAAAGTCGAAGGCTGTGAGCGTGTGCACCTTCGCCACCGCCACCAGTTCGTCGACGAGAATGTATTCGTCGGGCGCGCCCATGTTGAACGGCGTGCAGCCGAAGACCACGCTGGGAATGCCGAACATGCGGTAGATGCGGGCGTCCGAGGCCCCCACCCGCATGTTGCTGACCGGCGGTGCGCCGAACACGCGGGCGGCGGCGTCCACCGTGCGCGTCACGATCTCATGGCCGGGCGAGGTGTAGCTTGCCGGATAGGCGCGGATGATGCGCCAGGTGACGCCCTCAAGGCCATCGAGCCCGGCATGAAGGGCGTCTTCCACCGCCTCCAGCGTCACGCCTACGGGAATGCGGATGTCGGCGGCGGCGGTGGCGGCGGCCGGCACCAGGTTCGGCGAAATGCCGCCCTGGACGGTGCCGATATTCACCGTCACCCGCTGGAGCGTCGCCGCCTCGCCCGCGCCGGACAAAGGCTCGGAGACGGGCTTCGCCGCCGCGATGGCGGCGCTCACCTCCGCGGGGGCCGTCACGGGCAGGTCTTCCAGGCGCTTCAGGGCATCCAGCGCGTCGCGCAGGCGGTCGATGGCGTTTTCGCCCTTATGCACATGGGCGCCATGGGCGGGCTGTCCCTCAGCCTCGATCTCCACCCAGCACAGGCCCTTCTCGCCGAAGCGCACCACGGTGGGCGAACCCACGTCGCCGCACAGCATGGCATCGCCCGCGGCTTCCGGCACGTTCTCCAGCAGCCAGCGGGAGCCAAGGGAACCCATGTTTTCCTCATCGCCCGCCAGCGTCACCACCAAGTCGCCCGACCAGTGGTCTTGATGGCCGGCGAGGATGCGGGCCGCCAGCAGGGAAGAGGCGATGCCCGCCTTCATGTCGGAGA
This genomic interval from Aquabacter sp. L1I39 contains the following:
- a CDS encoding M20/M25/M40 family metallo-hydrolase is translated as MPASDLSCLHDRLMAQVEAGREALVDTTRRLVRIASPNPPGDVTAIAETATALLEAIPGMTVQRYESAPGIINLVGVLSSGRPGRRLVLNGHLDTFPIGEGAWSVPPLGGVLEDGRIYGRGVSDMKAGIASSLLAARILAGHQDHWSGDLVVTLAGDEENMGSLGSRWLLENVPEAAGDAMLCGDVGSPTVVRFGEKGLCWVEIEAEGQPAHGAHVHKGENAIDRLRDALDALKRLEDLPVTAPAEVSAAIAAAKPVSEPLSGAGEAATLQRVTVNIGTVQGGISPNLVPAAATAAADIRIPVGVTLEAVEDALHAGLDGLEGVTWRIIRAYPASYTSPGHEIVTRTVDAAARVFGAPPVSNMRVGASDARIYRMFGIPSVVFGCTPFNMGAPDEYILVDELVAVAKVHTLTAFDFLAQESPLS
- a CDS encoding arginase family protein, which produces MKPSEMSSAALMHQGAGFMGVPWAGDATGAKAAILGVPFDCGTHPFRIGSREGPRSIREQSALVRPYESERADFDVREALGLVDCGDVTLTPGRIEDAFARIEEAAFRIASTGATVVGFGGDGSVSVPLVRAAARLWPDLCVLHVDSHTDCHPVNPEHPYDAASQFSHVALEQRVSASASYHVGVRGSTYRPGVADHTRSLGYNIITMTDYVRRGEADVLAELHEVMGGRPVYLSWDMDSFDPSVAPGVCTPTWGGFSAREGLHLLRGLSGLNIVAVDINTVSPGHDVQGMAAHLAAYLAYEILLLIHARGAGV